From one Candidatus Binatia bacterium genomic stretch:
- a CDS encoding helix-turn-helix transcriptional regulator, with product MKVEQSSGNVFADLGRKDANEALVKARLAQRIAALIERRGLTQVKAASLLGVDQPRISKLLRGQLREFSTERLLHFLNALHQDVEIVVRDKPRSRSYATFSVAPFAP from the coding sequence ATGAAAGTGGAGCAGAGCAGCGGGAACGTTTTTGCTGACCTCGGTCGAAAAGACGCTAACGAGGCGCTCGTGAAGGCTCGCCTTGCTCAACGAATTGCTGCACTCATCGAGAGGCGTGGTCTCACTCAAGTAAAAGCAGCCTCGCTTTTGGGTGTGGACCAACCGAGAATATCCAAGTTGTTGCGGGGTCAACTGCGGGAGTTCTCCACGGAGCGGCTTCTCCATTTTCTCAACGCACTCCACCAAGACGTGGAGATTGTTGTGAGAGACAAACCCCGGTCTCGCAGCTACGCCACGTTTAGCGTGGCTCCGTTCGCTCCGTAA